One Bacteroidota bacterium genomic window carries:
- a CDS encoding polysaccharide deacetylase family protein: MNILTFDIEDWFHINFEKSFNREIRWDSFESRVEENTDIILEILEQNGTKATFFCLGWIARKHPNVLRKILGLGHDIASHSDIHNLASNLTVSEFEMDLKKSIYSIEDITGKKISMYRAPAFSIGKNNLWAFEILAQNGIEIDCSVFPAKHDFGGFADIGETTPFRLKYNHSILKEFPMSTANVFGKNIVITGGGFFRLYPYWLIRRHISDKSYIMTYFHPRDIDKEQPILKGLSHIRKFKSYYGLKYSLNKFSRLISEFNFLSISEADKLITWNDIKLIDIN; this comes from the coding sequence ATGAATATTCTAACATTCGACATAGAGGATTGGTTTCATATAAATTTTGAAAAAAGCTTTAATCGTGAAATACGATGGGATAGCTTTGAATCAAGAGTTGAAGAAAATACTGATATTATTCTTGAAATTCTTGAACAAAATGGCACAAAAGCAACTTTCTTTTGTCTTGGATGGATTGCTAGAAAACACCCCAATGTATTGAGAAAAATACTCGGTTTAGGCCACGATATTGCCAGTCATTCAGATATTCACAATTTAGCTTCAAATCTTACTGTTAGTGAATTTGAAATGGACTTAAAAAAATCAATTTATTCAATTGAAGATATTACAGGAAAAAAAATCTCAATGTATAGAGCTCCTGCCTTTTCTATTGGAAAAAATAATCTATGGGCGTTTGAGATCCTAGCACAAAATGGTATTGAAATTGATTGTTCGGTTTTTCCTGCGAAACATGACTTCGGAGGGTTTGCTGATATTGGAGAAACTACTCCTTTTCGGCTAAAATACAATCATTCGATTTTAAAGGAATTCCCTATGTCAACGGCTAATGTATTTGGTAAAAACATAGTAATTACCGGAGGTGGATTTTTTAGATTGTATCCATATTGGCTAATACGTAGACACATTTCAGATAAATCATACATAATGACCTACTTTCATCCCAGAGATATAGATAAGGAACAACCGATATTAAAAGGTCTAAGTCATATAAGAAAATTCAAATCATATTATGGCCTTAAATATTCCTTGAATAAATTTAGTCGGCTAATATCTGAATTCAATTTCTTAAGTATTTCTGAGGCAGATAAACTAATAACATGGAATGATATAAAACTAATTGATATTAACTAA
- the tnpB gene encoding IS66 family insertion sequence element accessory protein TnpB yields MFTLSSTNKFHLFSQPADMRKSFDGLAGLVQNNLENNPCSGDVFIFINKQRNKIKLLHWQGISFTLYYKRLEKGTFELPSYDANVGSITIGYTQMVMIVDGLSIKNIQRRKQYQPSLVS; encoded by the coding sequence ATGTTTACCCTCTCATCCACCAATAAGTTCCACCTGTTCAGCCAGCCAGCCGATATGCGCAAGAGTTTTGATGGCCTGGCCGGACTGGTGCAAAACAACCTGGAAAACAACCCATGTAGTGGGGATGTTTTTATATTCATCAATAAGCAGCGAAATAAGATAAAGCTATTGCACTGGCAGGGCATTAGTTTTACACTTTATTACAAAAGGCTTGAGAAAGGCACATTCGAACTTCCAAGCTACGATGCCAACGTTGGCAGCATAACCATAGGCTATACCCAAATGGTAATGATAGTGGATGGGTTAAGTATAAAAAACATCCAACGAAGAAAGCAATACCAGCCAAGCCTGGTTTCCTGA
- a CDS encoding NAD-dependent epimerase: MKVLVTGTAGFIGFHLANRLLERGDEVWGIDSMNDYYDVNLKYARLAEAGIDKNLLTYNKAIGSKKYAAYQFMPLTLEDKAAIDQLFREQKFDVVCNLAAQAGVRYSIENPSAYISSNIIGFSHVLEACRHTGVKHLVYASSSSVYGLNQSMPFSTHDNVDHPISLYAATKKSNELMAHTYSHLFNLPTTGLRFFTVYGPWGRPDMALFLFTKAILHNEPIEVYNHGNMMRDFTYIDDIVEGIVRVIDTPPSGNPEWKGLNPDPASSPAPYKIFNIGNSNPVKLMDFITAIEKYTGKKAKKQLMPIKQGDVPATWADVNDLKNELNYQPSTPIDRGVKAFVKWFQDYYPQH; this comes from the coding sequence ATGAAGGTATTGGTAACTGGAACAGCAGGCTTTATAGGATTTCATCTGGCAAACAGACTGCTCGAACGAGGAGACGAAGTCTGGGGTATCGACAGCATGAACGATTACTACGATGTGAACCTGAAATATGCACGCCTGGCCGAAGCTGGGATCGATAAAAACTTGTTAACGTACAATAAAGCAATCGGCTCAAAGAAATATGCTGCCTACCAATTTATGCCCCTCACATTGGAGGACAAGGCCGCTATCGACCAACTGTTTAGGGAACAGAAATTTGATGTTGTATGCAACCTGGCAGCGCAGGCAGGTGTACGATATAGTATCGAAAACCCTTCGGCATACATTAGCAGTAACATTATAGGGTTTAGTCATGTTTTAGAAGCCTGCAGGCACACTGGCGTAAAACATCTGGTGTATGCCAGTTCATCAAGTGTATACGGACTTAACCAATCGATGCCCTTTTCTACGCACGACAATGTCGATCATCCCATCAGCTTGTATGCAGCCACCAAGAAAAGCAACGAGTTAATGGCGCATACTTATAGTCATCTTTTTAATTTGCCTACCACCGGTCTTCGGTTCTTTACCGTATATGGCCCCTGGGGTAGACCGGATATGGCTTTATTTCTGTTTACCAAAGCAATACTCCACAATGAACCCATTGAGGTTTATAACCATGGCAATATGATGCGCGATTTCACTTATATTGACGATATCGTTGAAGGCATTGTGAGGGTTATTGATACCCCGCCATCCGGAAATCCTGAATGGAAAGGGCTAAATCCTGATCCGGCCAGTTCGCCGGCACCCTATAAGATTTTTAATATCGGAAACAGCAATCCGGTTAAGTTGATGGATTTTATTACAGCCATTGAGAAGTATACAGGTAAAAAGGCAAAAAAACAATTAATGCCTATCAAACAAGGGGATGTGCCTGCAACCTGGGCCGATGTGAATGACCTGAAAAACGAACTGAATTACCAACCTTCAACACCGATTGACCGGGGGGTTAAGGCTTTTGTGAAATGGTTTCAGGATTATTATCCGCAGCATTAA
- a CDS encoding NAD-dependent epimerase/dehydratase family protein, with the protein MPRILITGANSFIGKNFIQHSKFTSIDEVCLVKNSPANIDFSKYDVVLHLAAIVHQSKKIAKETYFSINRDLPVEVAKQAKAKGVQQFIFLSSIKVYGEYPKSGIAFTETSPCFPNDAYGKSKLAAEKELLALNSPEFVVSIIRPPLIYGPGVKANMKNIVRLVDKFPVLPLGKIENKRSMCSVQNLIQLIDCVADRKKSGVFLASDKQPISTTDLCRIIAKHLNKNCLLLSLPTFLRQLLKHMSPGHFERLFGSLEVNNNFTQEELDFDPQLSTDQGIEKMVEHYLVQKRNRI; encoded by the coding sequence ATGCCACGAATACTCATTACAGGTGCCAATAGCTTTATAGGAAAAAACTTCATTCAGCATTCCAAATTCACTTCAATTGATGAAGTGTGCCTTGTGAAAAACAGCCCTGCCAACATTGATTTTTCGAAATACGATGTGGTGTTGCATCTGGCTGCCATTGTGCATCAGTCGAAAAAAATTGCTAAGGAAACCTATTTTAGTATAAACCGCGATTTGCCCGTAGAGGTAGCAAAGCAGGCAAAAGCAAAAGGGGTTCAGCAGTTTATCTTTCTGAGCTCAATTAAAGTTTATGGAGAATATCCTAAAAGCGGTATTGCTTTCACCGAAACCTCCCCCTGTTTTCCGAACGATGCTTATGGAAAAAGTAAGCTGGCAGCGGAAAAGGAGTTGCTTGCACTCAACTCGCCTGAGTTTGTGGTTTCTATTATACGGCCTCCGCTTATTTACGGGCCGGGAGTAAAAGCAAACATGAAGAACATTGTTCGCTTGGTCGATAAGTTTCCTGTGCTTCCACTCGGAAAAATCGAAAACAAAAGAAGCATGTGCTCCGTGCAAAACCTGATACAATTAATCGACTGCGTTGCAGATAGAAAGAAATCGGGCGTATTTCTTGCCTCCGACAAACAACCTATCTCCACAACAGATTTGTGCCGGATCATTGCCAAACACCTGAACAAAAATTGCCTGCTGCTTTCTCTCCCCACTTTTCTGCGCCAATTATTAAAACACATGAGTCCTGGCCATTTCGAAAGGCTTTTTGGTTCCCTGGAAGTAAATAATAACTTTACACAAGAGGAGCTGGATTTCGATCCTCAACTAAGTACCGACCAGGGAATAGAAAAAATGGTTGAACATTATTTGGTACAAAAACGAAACCGGATTTAA
- a CDS encoding T9SS type A sorting domain-containing protein, translating into MKTKIYLSLIVGMLLLNSSLFSQQMSIYSSTGFTTPHNLIDGTTAQTTFTGTIVNCEIVVKLTEDNYIKTLRLIVGSGANYTCKVYTSFDNVIYKLAGSAISGTNDFIINANACYIKITATHASGYLILNELYAITQQKSVDYTYDLSGNRIARRVNFSAENGVLYLKSDDEFEEFLVEGEVQVLVYPNPTKGLLILELQNLDVNEYVPVMINIFNNEGKTMISESFKSNRIEMDLSDFSVGLYFIDINFGNKRQLLKVIKE; encoded by the coding sequence ATGAAAACAAAAATATACCTGAGTCTCATCGTTGGCATGCTACTATTAAACAGCAGTCTGTTTTCTCAGCAAATGAGTATATATAGTAGTACAGGCTTTACCACTCCGCATAACCTTATTGATGGCACTACAGCGCAAACTACCTTTACCGGCACAATAGTAAATTGTGAAATAGTAGTAAAACTAACCGAAGATAATTATATTAAAACTCTAAGATTAATTGTGGGTAGTGGTGCTAATTATACTTGCAAGGTTTATACTTCGTTTGATAATGTGATATACAAGTTGGCAGGATCAGCCATAAGTGGAACCAATGACTTTATCATAAATGCTAACGCCTGTTACATAAAAATTACTGCCACTCATGCCAGCGGATATTTAATACTAAATGAATTATATGCCATAACTCAGCAAAAAAGCGTCGACTATACCTACGATCTATCAGGAAACAGAATTGCCAGAAGAGTAAATTTCTCTGCTGAAAACGGAGTCTTATACTTAAAATCAGATGATGAATTTGAAGAATTTCTGGTTGAAGGTGAGGTGCAAGTCCTTGTTTATCCAAATCCAACAAAAGGCCTACTTATTCTTGAATTGCAAAATCTTGATGTAAATGAATATGTGCCAGTCATGATTAATATATTTAACAACGAAGGCAAAACAATGATCTCAGAATCATTTAAAAGCAATAGAATTGAAATGGATTTAAGTGATTTTTCAGTAGGGCTTTACTTTATAGACATAAATTTTGGTAACAAAAGACAACTGTTGAAAGTTATAAAAGAGTAA
- a CDS encoding glycosyltransferase family 4 protein, whose product MNNLAFWLVILLASLVLTWVVKVLAVRKNIIDVPNERSSHSIPTPRGGGLAIVICWYGAITYLYFMNQLEAKLFFAFISGGLLAVIGILDDIFSLPPGLRLIVQAISASLALYFLGGFHIDFMASELPMMATAINILMVIGMVWFINLYNFLDGIDAYAAMEAIFISLVFFLFTGASLSLVMLLAVLGFLYWNWPKAQIFMGDVGSTQLGFILIVSGIYFHNTHQFHFTYWLILTALFWFDATYTLYRRWRNSEKLSKAHRKHAYQRIVQSGFSHLKTNVYALIVNFLLFLLVFLSIKLSGYKFLALLASIGMLSFSMAILNKKAPFRKD is encoded by the coding sequence ATGAATAATCTCGCTTTCTGGTTAGTCATTCTTTTAGCTTCGCTGGTTTTAACCTGGGTGGTTAAGGTACTTGCTGTCAGAAAAAATATAATCGATGTACCTAATGAGCGAAGCTCGCACAGCATTCCAACTCCGCGCGGTGGTGGCTTAGCCATTGTTATCTGCTGGTATGGGGCAATAACTTACCTCTATTTCATGAATCAATTAGAGGCAAAACTATTTTTTGCTTTCATTTCCGGTGGCTTGCTTGCGGTTATCGGTATACTGGATGATATTTTCTCCTTACCTCCCGGATTGCGGTTAATTGTCCAGGCCATTTCTGCCTCACTTGCTCTTTATTTTCTGGGTGGTTTTCACATTGATTTTATGGCATCTGAATTGCCAATGATGGCGACAGCCATTAATATTCTTATGGTAATAGGAATGGTTTGGTTTATAAACCTGTATAATTTCTTAGACGGAATTGATGCCTATGCTGCCATGGAAGCAATTTTCATTAGTCTGGTTTTCTTTCTTTTTACCGGTGCTTCTCTTTCACTTGTTATGCTCCTTGCCGTTTTGGGTTTTCTTTATTGGAACTGGCCTAAGGCCCAGATTTTCATGGGCGATGTGGGCAGTACACAACTGGGTTTTATTTTAATTGTATCAGGAATATATTTTCATAACACCCATCAATTTCATTTTACTTATTGGCTCATACTTACTGCACTTTTCTGGTTCGATGCCACTTACACCCTTTACAGGCGCTGGCGAAACAGCGAAAAACTCAGTAAAGCCCATCGTAAACATGCCTATCAACGAATTGTACAATCTGGCTTTTCGCACCTGAAAACGAATGTGTATGCGCTTATTGTAAATTTCTTGTTATTCTTACTCGTTTTCCTGTCCATTAAATTGTCAGGATACAAATTCCTTGCATTGTTAGCTTCAATTGGAATGTTATCATTTTCCATGGCTATTCTCAACAAAAAAGCCCCCTTTCGTAAGGATTAG
- a CDS encoding O-antigen ligase family protein — protein sequence MFKSFQVKYLLLGLIYLLVLAMPFGIRFLPYLLSTTFLVWFIVVITGKFYALKDFRNTTLYLLPVLAIISLVSLLYTSNVSNGLKMLERLISFVLLPFVFLIAKKELKINIHVVFTLLGISLLVAIAHLFISVYEKVGIEKFREFSSFHDIIEYFRYYSIIKGFTIHPSYLSYILLIYLLYFFFQSKTKKALYVLHVPIAISALLTLATLQSRAAILCLLFLILYGTLVQVYKKRWLSLSLLLLILVSSSYGIYKYSRLGETLKETAVLNEETKKIDPRLVIWKNSIETIKNAPLMGYGIGDALDELIKEHEKTEFKAGVFYSFDAHNHFLETWLQSGIFGLISLLLVFAIPLYQSIKKKQELLFLFLMISFIQLQFESMFVRLAGVVYFAFFYCYFYYVYYAEGGEWERTRQKTNSGYDTKLNAADNNPETISQKP from the coding sequence ATGTTTAAAAGCTTTCAAGTAAAATACCTGTTGCTGGGTTTAATCTATCTTCTCGTGCTGGCTATGCCCTTTGGTATACGATTTTTACCCTATTTACTTTCAACTACTTTTTTGGTATGGTTTATTGTAGTGATTACTGGAAAGTTTTATGCCTTAAAAGATTTTAGAAACACAACTCTTTACTTACTTCCAGTTCTTGCAATAATTAGTCTTGTATCACTTTTATACACCAGCAATGTATCGAATGGACTTAAAATGCTGGAGAGGTTAATCAGTTTTGTACTTCTACCTTTTGTATTTCTAATCGCAAAAAAAGAGTTAAAAATTAATATCCATGTTGTTTTTACTTTGCTCGGTATTTCGCTCCTGGTGGCCATTGCCCACCTCTTTATTTCGGTTTATGAAAAGGTTGGAATTGAAAAATTCAGGGAGTTTAGCTCCTTCCATGATATAATCGAGTATTTCAGGTATTATAGCATAATAAAAGGATTTACCATTCACCCCTCCTACCTTTCCTACATCTTATTAATTTACCTGCTTTACTTTTTTTTCCAGTCGAAAACAAAAAAGGCATTGTATGTATTGCATGTTCCCATAGCAATTTCGGCCCTTTTAACCCTGGCAACGCTGCAATCGAGGGCCGCCATACTTTGTTTGCTGTTTTTGATTTTATACGGCACCCTGGTTCAGGTTTATAAAAAAAGATGGCTTAGCCTTTCCCTTCTGCTCCTGATTCTGGTTTCAAGTTCGTATGGCATTTATAAATATTCGAGACTTGGAGAAACCCTGAAAGAAACTGCGGTGCTAAACGAGGAGACAAAAAAAATCGATCCTCGATTGGTCATCTGGAAAAATTCCATCGAAACGATAAAAAATGCGCCGTTAATGGGTTATGGTATTGGCGATGCACTTGATGAATTAATTAAAGAACATGAAAAAACAGAATTTAAAGCAGGTGTTTTTTATAGTTTCGACGCCCACAACCATTTCCTTGAAACCTGGCTTCAATCTGGTATTTTTGGGCTTATCTCGTTGCTTCTGGTATTTGCTATCCCGCTTTACCAATCTATAAAGAAAAAACAGGAACTATTATTCCTGTTTTTGATGATATCTTTTATACAGCTCCAATTCGAGTCGATGTTTGTAAGGCTTGCAGGGGTTGTATATTTTGCATTTTTCTATTGCTACTTTTATTATGTCTATTATGCCGAGGGCGGTGAATGGGAAAGAACCAGACAGAAAACTAATTCAGGATACGATACCAAGCTTAATGCTGCGGATAATAATCCTGAAACCATTTCACAAAAGCCTTAA
- a CDS encoding IS66 family transposase codes for MTLTPENISFQELVEINKKQESQINHLESQISQMQFQIDQMNRLLFGAKRERFIRNADEAQLTLPFDVKVEEAPEKEQEVISYVRSKNTHREHPGRLPLPSHLPVEEIVIEPKEDTTGLKCIGKEVTDQLELVPAKLYIKRFIRPRYIKPTDETALNHVGIIADLPTFPIEKGIAGPGLLAQIMVDKFVDHLPIYRQIERFKREGIHMPSSTLNGWQESICNLLEPLYDTLKHRVLSQGYLQVDETPIQVLDKTKKGKTHRGYHWIYYSPLEKTVFFDYNNGRSREGPTRLLKNFKGYLQTDGYNVYDIFGKKEHITLLNCMAHARRGFEKALDYDKPKAEYAMDMFQKLYTIEQKARDENLTQQQRHELRLDQSLPILNELGKWIVETYKTELPKSALGKALAYCIPRWDNLLAYLNDGSLEIDNNLAENAIRPIALGRKNYLFAGSERGAERAAMFYSFFGTCKKNNINPFEWLRKVLEVIPNYKVNQLTDLLPQNFKL; via the coding sequence ATGACTTTGACACCCGAAAATATAAGCTTTCAAGAGCTTGTTGAGATAAACAAAAAACAAGAATCTCAGATAAACCATTTGGAGTCACAAATCAGCCAAATGCAGTTCCAGATTGATCAGATGAACCGCTTGCTTTTCGGGGCAAAGAGAGAAAGGTTCATCCGCAACGCCGACGAAGCCCAACTTACCTTGCCCTTTGATGTGAAAGTGGAAGAAGCCCCTGAAAAAGAGCAGGAGGTTATCAGTTATGTACGGTCGAAAAATACCCACAGGGAACATCCGGGAAGGTTGCCCCTGCCATCACATTTACCAGTTGAAGAGATAGTTATAGAGCCTAAAGAAGATACAACAGGGTTAAAGTGCATTGGCAAAGAGGTAACCGACCAACTGGAACTTGTCCCGGCCAAACTGTACATCAAACGGTTTATCCGTCCAAGATACATAAAGCCAACCGATGAAACTGCTTTAAACCATGTAGGCATTATAGCCGACCTGCCAACCTTTCCTATCGAAAAAGGCATAGCAGGCCCTGGTTTACTGGCACAGATCATGGTTGATAAGTTTGTAGACCACCTGCCTATTTACAGGCAAATAGAACGGTTTAAAAGAGAAGGCATTCACATGCCATCCTCGACCCTTAATGGCTGGCAGGAATCGATATGTAATTTACTGGAACCACTTTATGATACCTTAAAACACAGGGTGCTCTCGCAAGGCTACTTACAGGTCGATGAAACCCCTATTCAGGTATTAGATAAAACGAAAAAGGGGAAAACACACCGTGGTTACCACTGGATATATTACAGCCCGCTTGAAAAGACTGTATTCTTCGACTATAACAATGGGCGCTCCCGGGAAGGACCAACAAGGCTCCTGAAAAACTTCAAAGGTTATTTGCAAACCGATGGCTATAACGTATATGACATTTTCGGGAAGAAAGAACATATTACCCTGCTAAATTGCATGGCGCATGCCCGGCGTGGGTTCGAAAAAGCATTGGATTATGATAAACCCAAGGCTGAATATGCAATGGACATGTTCCAAAAACTTTATACCATAGAACAAAAAGCCAGAGATGAAAACCTTACCCAGCAGCAAAGGCATGAACTCAGGCTTGACCAGTCGCTGCCCATACTCAACGAATTGGGCAAGTGGATAGTTGAAACATATAAAACCGAATTGCCAAAATCGGCCTTAGGCAAAGCACTGGCATATTGCATACCTCGTTGGGATAATTTATTGGCATACTTAAATGACGGTTCATTGGAAATAGACAATAACCTGGCTGAAAATGCTATTCGACCAATAGCCCTTGGCAGAAAGAATTACCTGTTTGCCGGTTCCGAAAGAGGAGCTGAAAGGGCTGCCATGTTCTATTCTTTCTTCGGCACCTGTAAAAAGAACAATATAAACCCTTTTGAATGGCTAAGAAAAGTATTGGAAGTTATACCCAACTATAAAGTAAACCAACTAACCGATTTGTTGCCGCAAAATTTTAAGCTGTAG
- a CDS encoding transposase, which translates to MNVIKWGTQQGKQRFKCQFCGILFTNASLFTKKTNQKVWFQHWVIGRQTIPQISKSSGYSERTLKRMFSYYLSQSPVYAVKPSEKVNLLIDGTYFSKDLCLVLYRDNTIKFTQLYRLTDGEWYDEMKEDLENLLKLGVQIESITCDGHKSLLKAIRKVCKHVTVQRCIIHVQRMCRIWLTMNPKSIAGMELRTIINQLHKIENKEQWGNWVVNLYNWHEKHKEFLDQKSY; encoded by the coding sequence TTGAATGTAATCAAATGGGGAACCCAGCAAGGAAAACAACGTTTTAAATGTCAATTTTGCGGTATATTATTCACTAATGCTAGTCTATTTACAAAGAAAACAAATCAAAAAGTTTGGTTTCAGCATTGGGTTATTGGACGACAAACGATACCACAGATAAGCAAATCCAGTGGATACTCTGAGCGGACGCTTAAGCGAATGTTTTCTTATTATCTCTCACAATCCCCTGTATATGCAGTTAAGCCATCAGAGAAGGTTAATTTATTGATAGATGGAACCTACTTCAGTAAAGATCTTTGTTTGGTTCTTTACAGAGATAACACGATAAAATTCACACAGTTGTATCGATTAACTGATGGGGAATGGTATGACGAAATGAAAGAAGACCTGGAAAATCTATTAAAGCTTGGAGTCCAAATAGAAAGTATAACATGCGATGGACATAAATCACTGCTTAAAGCGATTCGTAAAGTATGTAAACATGTAACCGTTCAACGGTGTATTATTCATGTTCAAAGAATGTGTCGTATCTGGCTTACAATGAACCCCAAGAGTATTGCAGGTATGGAACTTAGAACTATTATAAACCAGTTACATAAAATTGAGAATAAAGAGCAATGGGGGAATTGGGTTGTCAACTTATACAACTGGCATGAAAAACATAAGGAATTCTTAGATCAAAAAAGCTACTGA
- a CDS encoding ATP-binding protein: MTDYIERPLYIDRLKPFIGKSLIKVLTGQRRVGKSYLLMNVRDLIKKQNPDTQIIYINKELHEFSQIKNSDDLFLYLKENIKENGKVALFIDEIQDIESFEITLRDLVTRGNYDIYCTGSNANLLSGELATFLSGRYVEIKVFGLSYNEFLVFYNLQDSVATFQNYLKFGGLPYLINLNTEIQVVYEYLTSIYSTIMLKDVVARFKVRNVKFLENLIAFLANNIGSIVSSKKISEYLKSQKINISTQVVIDYLGYLETSFLIFKVKRTGIEGKKVFEIGEKYFFEDIGIRNAIVGFKTNDIHKILENVVYLHLRMAGYSVTVGQEGNKEIDFIAQKSGEKIYVQVAYMLTNEGTINREYGNLLEISDNYPKYVVTMDELTEVSTYKGINRMHVKDFCIKMV, from the coding sequence ATGACTGATTACATCGAAAGGCCCCTTTATATTGATAGATTAAAACCATTTATTGGTAAATCATTGATAAAGGTATTAACCGGGCAGCGCAGAGTTGGGAAGAGTTACCTATTAATGAATGTGAGAGACCTTATTAAAAAACAGAACCCTGATACTCAGATTATTTATATCAATAAAGAACTACATGAGTTCTCACAAATAAAAAATTCAGATGACCTGTTTCTCTATTTAAAAGAAAATATAAAGGAGAACGGCAAAGTAGCACTCTTTATTGATGAAATACAAGATATTGAATCATTTGAGATTACATTAAGAGACCTTGTTACGAGAGGGAACTACGATATCTATTGCACAGGAAGCAATGCTAATTTACTTTCGGGCGAACTCGCTACTTTTTTAAGCGGCAGATATGTTGAAATTAAAGTATTTGGCCTTAGCTATAATGAGTTTTTAGTATTTTATAATTTACAGGATTCAGTAGCTACATTTCAGAACTATCTTAAATTTGGTGGATTACCATACCTAATCAATCTGAATACGGAAATTCAAGTTGTATATGAGTACTTAACAAGTATATACAGCACCATAATGCTTAAAGATGTTGTTGCCCGATTTAAGGTTAGAAATGTAAAGTTCCTTGAAAATTTGATTGCTTTTTTAGCAAACAATATCGGCAGTATCGTTTCCTCAAAGAAAATCAGTGAATATCTAAAATCTCAAAAAATAAATATTTCAACCCAGGTTGTAATAGACTACCTTGGGTACCTTGAAACATCATTTTTGATTTTTAAAGTAAAGCGAACAGGAATCGAGGGTAAAAAAGTATTTGAAATAGGAGAAAAGTACTTTTTTGAAGATATTGGTATTCGTAATGCAATTGTTGGTTTTAAAACAAATGATATTCATAAAATCCTGGAAAACGTTGTTTATCTGCACTTGCGAATGGCAGGATATTCGGTAACTGTTGGTCAGGAGGGTAATAAAGAAATTGATTTTATCGCACAAAAGTCTGGAGAAAAAATTTATGTTCAGGTTGCTTACATGCTAACAAATGAGGGAACTATAAATCGGGAATACGGGAATTTACTTGAAATATCGGATAACTATCCAAAATATGTTGTGACAATGGATGAATTGACTGAAGTATCAACCTATAAGGGAATTAATCGCATGCATGTTAAAGACTTTTGTATAAAAATGGTGTGA